From the Trichocoleus desertorum ATA4-8-CV12 genome, one window contains:
- the mnmH gene encoding tRNA 2-selenouridine(34) synthase MnmH: MPQIVDVAEFLHCPGLILDVRSPGEFFQGHIPGAQSFPLFSNDERAEVGTCYKRQGQEAAIELGLAIVGPKLAGFVTQAKALAPDRQVRLHCWRGGMRSNSMAWLLETAGFQVTLLRGGYKAFRHWVRSTLATPKTLAILGGMTGTGKTEILAALAEQGEQVLDLENLANHRGSSYGSLGLPAQPTTEQFENHIALVWSQFNHQQPVWIEAESRRIGLCRIPDEIFQQMLQAPVLQILRSRPKRIEILRQVYGSVKPDQLIEATERLRKKLGGLRTQQAVEAIYQGDLTTAIDLVLDYYDKTYTHDLQRRGGPIHSIDIADASPAASATLLMAKTQDWLITSQTMPVTITAT, translated from the coding sequence ATGCCCCAAATCGTTGATGTTGCTGAGTTTTTGCATTGTCCTGGCCTGATTCTAGATGTTCGCAGTCCAGGGGAATTTTTTCAGGGGCACATTCCGGGTGCGCAGAGTTTCCCGCTGTTTAGTAATGACGAACGGGCCGAGGTGGGTACGTGCTACAAACGGCAGGGGCAAGAAGCAGCGATTGAGTTAGGACTGGCGATCGTCGGCCCCAAACTCGCTGGTTTTGTGACTCAAGCCAAAGCCCTAGCCCCTGATCGTCAGGTGCGGTTGCACTGTTGGCGAGGCGGGATGCGGAGCAACAGTATGGCTTGGCTCCTCGAAACGGCAGGTTTTCAGGTCACCCTGCTGCGTGGTGGCTATAAAGCTTTTCGTCATTGGGTGCGCTCCACCTTAGCGACTCCAAAAACCTTGGCAATTTTGGGAGGGATGACAGGCACTGGCAAGACAGAAATCTTAGCGGCCCTGGCAGAACAGGGAGAGCAAGTTCTGGACTTAGAAAACTTAGCGAACCACCGGGGCAGTAGCTACGGCAGTTTGGGTCTACCCGCGCAACCCACGACCGAGCAATTTGAAAACCATATTGCTTTGGTTTGGAGCCAATTTAATCACCAACAGCCTGTGTGGATTGAGGCGGAAAGTCGGCGGATCGGACTCTGTCGGATTCCAGACGAAATCTTTCAGCAAATGCTCCAAGCTCCCGTATTGCAAATTCTGCGATCGCGACCTAAACGAATTGAGATTTTGCGCCAAGTCTATGGTTCGGTCAAACCAGACCAACTCATAGAAGCCACGGAACGTTTACGAAAAAAGCTAGGTGGCTTGCGGACTCAACAAGCCGTCGAAGCGATTTATCAAGGTGATTTAACTACTGCGATTGATTTAGTTTTGGACTATTACGACAAAACCTATACCCATGATTTGCAACGGCGAGGTGGCCCGATTCACTCAATAGACATTGCCGATGCTTCCCCAGCCGCTAGCGCTACGTTGTTAATGGCAAAAACTCAGGATTGGTTGATAACTTCTCAAACGATGCCTGTCACTATTACTGCCACTTAA
- the selD gene encoding selenide, water dikinase SelD: MNPAFEPIVKDLVLVGGGHSHAIALRMFGMKPLSGVRITLLTEASDTPYSGMLPGHVAGFYSHDECHIDLRPLAQFAQAQLYLDRVVGLDLPNKRVICAHRPPVAFDVVSIDIGSTPTVPDIASAVESSIPVKPIRRFLEHWDQLIEQVVQKPDQPICIGIIGGGAGGVELSLAVQRHLHKVLRRSQQATENLTLHLFQRGTVLMPGYSRWVGDRFHKILTQRGIHLHLGEMVTEVQAHQVKCESGLTVACDHTFWVTQAAAPNWVKASGLATDAQGFIGVDENLRSLSHPFVFAAGDIATIKNHPRPKAGVFAVRQGKPLFENLRRTLSGQQPKLYIPQKRYLSLIGTSEDSDSNLHNAAIASWGSFGWQSSILWQLKDGIDRRFMERFSRLPEMTQQPVLARAADQLQPEPNSKIQNLMRCGGCGAKVGSSVLERVLQRVQQEYPQPSDRSDILIGLDAPDDAAVLQIPADRVLVQTIDYFRSLINDPFVFGQISANHCLSDIFAMGANPQSALAIATVPYAFEAKVEETLYQLLSGALKALHQAGAALIGGHTTEGAELAFGLSCNGLAERDRLLRKTGMQPGQVLILTKALGTGALFAADMQRQAKGRWIDAAVESMLQSNQAAAECLIQHQASACTDITGFGLLGHLAEMTQASQVAVELKLEAIPLLTGARTVVEQGIVSSLQPQNLRAALKVQNWSKVSDRPEAALLFDPQTSGGLLATVPAEQASDCISALQSLGYQRSRAIGGVLPSPSSPEPITIEL; encoded by the coding sequence ATGAATCCAGCCTTTGAGCCGATCGTCAAAGACTTGGTGCTGGTAGGGGGTGGGCATAGCCATGCGATCGCCTTGCGCATGTTTGGCATGAAACCCCTCTCTGGAGTGCGAATTACGCTCCTGACCGAAGCCTCAGACACCCCTTACTCCGGGATGCTCCCTGGACATGTGGCGGGTTTTTATAGCCACGATGAATGCCATATTGACCTGCGACCTCTGGCCCAATTTGCCCAAGCGCAACTGTATCTCGATCGCGTGGTGGGCTTGGACTTACCAAACAAGCGAGTGATTTGTGCCCATCGTCCGCCTGTGGCTTTTGATGTCGTTTCTATTGATATCGGCAGCACCCCAACGGTTCCAGACATTGCCAGCGCTGTAGAGTCGAGTATCCCCGTCAAACCGATTCGCCGCTTTCTAGAACATTGGGATCAGCTGATTGAACAGGTGGTTCAAAAGCCCGACCAGCCAATCTGCATAGGAATTATTGGAGGTGGTGCGGGTGGCGTGGAACTGTCGCTAGCAGTCCAACGGCATTTGCACAAAGTTTTGAGGCGATCGCAACAAGCTACAGAAAATCTAACCCTCCATCTATTTCAGCGTGGAACCGTCTTGATGCCAGGATATAGCCGTTGGGTGGGCGATCGCTTCCACAAAATCCTGACTCAGCGAGGCATTCACCTCCACCTAGGAGAAATGGTCACTGAAGTACAGGCGCATCAAGTCAAGTGCGAATCGGGGTTAACAGTGGCTTGTGACCATACTTTTTGGGTTACGCAGGCTGCGGCACCAAACTGGGTAAAAGCATCTGGCTTAGCCACCGATGCTCAAGGCTTTATTGGAGTGGATGAAAATCTGCGATCGCTCTCTCATCCCTTTGTATTTGCGGCAGGTGACATCGCCACCATCAAAAACCATCCTCGACCCAAAGCAGGGGTGTTTGCAGTGCGTCAAGGCAAGCCCCTGTTTGAGAATTTGCGCCGAACCTTATCAGGCCAGCAGCCCAAGCTCTACATTCCCCAGAAGCGTTATCTCAGCTTGATTGGCACCAGTGAGGATTCTGACTCGAATCTGCACAATGCAGCGATCGCCTCCTGGGGATCGTTCGGTTGGCAGTCTTCTATACTTTGGCAGCTCAAAGATGGAATTGATCGGCGGTTTATGGAGCGCTTCAGTCGGTTGCCAGAGATGACGCAGCAACCAGTATTAGCTCGTGCCGCCGATCAGTTACAGCCAGAACCTAATAGTAAAATCCAGAATCTCATGCGATGTGGTGGCTGTGGGGCCAAAGTGGGTAGCAGCGTTTTAGAGCGAGTCCTTCAGCGGGTGCAACAGGAATATCCCCAGCCCAGCGATCGCTCCGATATTCTCATTGGCTTAGATGCTCCAGATGATGCTGCCGTCTTGCAAATACCTGCCGATCGCGTTTTGGTACAAACCATCGACTATTTCCGTTCCTTAATCAACGACCCGTTTGTGTTTGGTCAAATCAGCGCCAATCATTGCCTCAGCGATATTTTTGCGATGGGAGCCAATCCGCAAAGTGCTTTAGCGATCGCGACAGTTCCCTACGCCTTTGAGGCCAAGGTGGAGGAAACACTCTACCAATTGCTATCTGGAGCGCTCAAGGCTTTGCATCAGGCAGGCGCAGCTCTAATTGGCGGCCACACCACAGAAGGGGCAGAACTGGCTTTTGGCCTATCATGCAACGGTTTGGCTGAGCGCGATCGCCTTTTGCGAAAAACGGGAATGCAGCCCGGACAAGTTCTGATTCTGACGAAAGCATTAGGGACGGGAGCCTTGTTTGCAGCAGACATGCAGCGCCAAGCTAAAGGTCGTTGGATTGATGCCGCTGTCGAGTCAATGTTGCAGTCAAATCAAGCAGCGGCTGAGTGTCTGATCCAGCACCAAGCCAGCGCTTGCACAGACATCACAGGGTTTGGGCTATTAGGGCACTTAGCTGAGATGACTCAAGCCTCCCAAGTCGCGGTGGAACTAAAGCTGGAAGCGATCCCGTTGTTGACAGGAGCCAGAACGGTTGTAGAACAAGGCATTGTCAGTTCTCTGCAACCCCAAAACTTACGGGCCGCGTTAAAAGTACAAAATTGGTCTAAAGTTAGCGATCGCCCAGAAGCCGCTTTGTTATTTGATCCCCAAACTTCAGGTGGACTGCTTGCCACCGTGCCAGCAGAACAAGCTAGCGATTGTATTAGCGCTCTCCAGTCATTGGGTTATCAGCGAAGTCGGGCGATTGGCGGCGTTCTCCCCTCCCCTTCATCCCCTGAGCCGATTACGATCGAACTGTAG
- the yidD gene encoding membrane protein insertion efficiency factor YidD, whose translation MKRLVIGSIRGYQILVSPLLLPACRFHPTCSQYALEAVERFGPRRGSWLALRRIARCHPFHPGGYDPVPPVKPETDDESSL comes from the coding sequence ATGAAGCGCTTAGTGATTGGATCGATTCGAGGTTATCAGATTTTAGTTTCGCCGCTGTTGCTACCTGCTTGCCGTTTTCACCCGACTTGCTCCCAATATGCCTTAGAAGCAGTAGAGCGGTTTGGTCCTAGGCGGGGAAGTTGGCTGGCGCTGCGCCGAATTGCTCGCTGTCACCCTTTCCATCCCGGTGGTTATGATCCTGTCCCTCCCGTAAAGCCTGAGACTGATGATGAATCCAGCCTTTGA
- the rpsD gene encoding 30S ribosomal protein S4, with protein sequence MSRYRGARLRVVRRLGDLPGLTRKSPRKAYPPGQHGQERKKKSEYGVRLEEKQKLRFNYGITERQLLRYVRKARRAAGSTGQTLLQLLEMRLDNTVFRLGMAPTIPAARQLVNHGHITVNGRPVDIASYQCRPGEVIGVRDRDRSRQLIEQNLQYPGLAHLPSHLEFDKGKLTGKVNGVIEREWIALQVNELLVVEYYSRQA encoded by the coding sequence ATGTCGCGATATAGAGGCGCTCGCCTCAGAGTTGTGCGTCGTTTGGGTGACCTACCTGGCTTGACTCGGAAGTCTCCCAGAAAGGCATATCCACCTGGACAGCACGGTCAAGAACGCAAGAAGAAATCTGAATACGGTGTCCGTCTAGAAGAGAAGCAAAAGCTGCGCTTCAACTACGGTATCACCGAGAGACAGCTGCTTCGCTACGTGCGGAAAGCTCGTCGGGCTGCGGGTTCTACTGGACAAACCCTGTTGCAGTTGCTAGAAATGCGCTTGGACAATACCGTTTTTCGTCTCGGTATGGCTCCTACGATTCCTGCTGCACGTCAGTTGGTCAACCACGGTCACATCACTGTGAATGGTCGTCCCGTAGATATCGCTAGCTACCAGTGCCGTCCCGGCGAAGTCATTGGTGTTAGAGACCGCGATCGCTCTCGTCAGTTGATTGAACAAAATCTACAGTATCCTGGCCTCGCTCACCTGCCTAGCCACTTGGAGTTCGATAAAGGCAAACTCACTGGCAAGGTGAATGGTGTGATTGAGCGGGAATGGATCGCACTCCAAGTCAACGAACTGCTTGTGGTTGAGTACTACTCTCGCCAAGCTTAA
- the moaA gene encoding GTP 3',8-cyclase MoaA: protein MNQVDYLRISLIDRCNFRCLYCMPEGTDLEYALQQNLLTHAELLTLINEVFVPVGFTRFRLTGGEPLIRPGVVDIVRAIAALPETQDLSMTTNGFLLADLAQELYDAGLRRINISLDSLEPETFDKIIGHRGRSRWQQVWDGIQTAHRVGFNPLKLNVVVIPGVNDQEILDLAALSLDREWHIRFIEFMPIGNASLFGDRGWISSEELRQQIRDRWGLTEGEVRGNGPADVFRIPGAKGTLGFISQMSECFCDRCNRMRLSADGWLRPCLLNEDEQVDLKTALRSGVPTAQLRAQVRKLLQLKPEVNFKQRDSGTQSGAYSRTMSQIGG, encoded by the coding sequence ATGAATCAGGTAGATTATCTTCGCATCAGCTTGATCGATCGCTGCAACTTCCGGTGCCTATACTGCATGCCGGAGGGAACAGACCTAGAGTACGCCCTTCAGCAGAACTTGCTCACTCATGCTGAGTTGCTCACTTTAATCAATGAAGTGTTTGTGCCAGTCGGGTTTACTCGGTTTCGCTTGACCGGAGGCGAACCTTTGATTCGTCCAGGGGTGGTGGATATTGTCAGGGCGATCGCAGCTTTACCGGAAACGCAAGATCTGTCCATGACCACCAATGGTTTCTTGTTGGCAGACCTAGCGCAGGAGCTTTACGATGCGGGTTTGCGACGAATCAATATTAGTTTGGATTCTCTAGAGCCAGAAACCTTCGACAAGATTATTGGTCATCGGGGGCGATCGCGCTGGCAGCAAGTTTGGGACGGTATCCAAACGGCTCATCGAGTTGGGTTTAATCCGCTGAAGCTGAATGTTGTGGTGATTCCAGGCGTGAATGACCAAGAAATTTTAGACTTGGCGGCTTTGAGTCTCGATCGCGAGTGGCACATCCGGTTTATTGAATTTATGCCGATCGGTAATGCTTCTCTGTTTGGCGATCGCGGGTGGATTTCCTCAGAGGAACTAAGACAGCAGATTCGTGATCGCTGGGGTCTGACAGAAGGCGAAGTGCGAGGCAATGGCCCTGCTGATGTATTCCGTATTCCGGGTGCGAAAGGAACTCTAGGCTTTATTAGCCAAATGTCCGAGTGTTTTTGCGATCGCTGCAATCGCATGCGACTCTCTGCCGACGGTTGGCTCCGCCCCTGCCTGCTAAACGAAGATGAGCAAGTTGACTTAAAAACTGCTTTGCGCTCTGGCGTCCCTACCGCTCAGTTACGCGCCCAAGTCAGGAAACTCTTGCAGCTCAAACCTGAAGTTAACTTTAAGCAACGTGACTCTGGAACTCAGTCGGGTGCTTATAGTCGCACGATGTCTCAAATTGGCGGTTAA
- a CDS encoding MFS transporter — MLRQAVDLTTVEVAAIPVSGIVDPVADPAPISAPRKPSKQAIRNSLRASTLDGVFATIFSNVAGGVLLSNFLVELNASPVELGMLASIPLLANLLQPLGAYLANRTTSRHRYGLWIYAPARLLWLILVLGIGVASFQPTHPHLLVQWALAIVVLTHFLGALGGASWFSWVASLVPRQLRGRYFGIRNSAISLTNLLSVPLVGLAVTAWPGGSIQGYGVLLFLGVIVGLVSIGFQYWMVDVNPQAQQQEHTESSLEKSADLDAVAAEPSKSRSFWQDRNFLMFLLYFALWGFSVNLSAPFFNIYLLDTLSLDVNWVTTYTSLGAGANLLMLVLWGKLADRIGNRPILVLVGILVAVTPLLWLGTGADLTSLLVWFPLLHILAGGTWAAIDLCINNIQLGVAPVQHQATYFAIAGAVAGVSGALGTTAGGFLIEFTNSGGILGLFALSSVIRLVAILPLLFVREQRPRSVRQAVQALAQSLSNALRIPKRSPLLLKPQALAVEATNFPDQAQ, encoded by the coding sequence ATGCTGAGACAAGCAGTCGATTTGACAACTGTTGAGGTGGCAGCTATCCCTGTGTCTGGGATTGTAGATCCGGTTGCTGACCCCGCACCTATATCGGCCCCCCGTAAACCCTCTAAGCAAGCAATTCGGAACAGCCTTAGAGCCTCTACCCTAGATGGTGTGTTTGCGACCATCTTCTCTAATGTGGCGGGTGGCGTTTTACTCAGTAACTTCTTAGTAGAGCTGAATGCCAGCCCTGTAGAACTAGGGATGCTAGCTTCAATTCCGCTGCTGGCCAACCTACTACAACCTTTGGGAGCTTATCTAGCTAACCGCACCACAAGTCGCCACCGGTATGGTTTGTGGATTTATGCTCCAGCTAGGTTGCTCTGGCTAATTCTGGTTCTGGGAATTGGAGTTGCGAGCTTTCAGCCAACTCACCCGCATCTTTTAGTGCAATGGGCTTTGGCGATCGTCGTGCTGACCCATTTCTTAGGAGCTTTAGGGGGAGCCTCGTGGTTCAGTTGGGTGGCATCTCTAGTGCCTCGGCAATTACGCGGTCGCTATTTTGGCATTCGCAACAGTGCCATTAGCTTGACCAACTTACTCAGCGTTCCTTTGGTGGGACTGGCGGTGACGGCTTGGCCAGGAGGTAGCATCCAAGGATATGGAGTGTTGCTATTTTTGGGCGTGATTGTCGGGCTGGTTAGCATCGGGTTTCAGTACTGGATGGTGGATGTCAATCCTCAAGCGCAGCAGCAGGAGCACACTGAGTCATCGCTCGAAAAATCTGCTGATTTGGATGCAGTTGCAGCAGAGCCTTCTAAGAGTAGAAGCTTTTGGCAAGACAGAAACTTCTTGATGTTCTTGCTCTACTTTGCCTTGTGGGGTTTCTCAGTCAACTTAAGCGCTCCGTTTTTTAACATCTATCTGTTGGATACTCTGTCCTTAGATGTTAATTGGGTGACTACTTATACGAGCCTGGGAGCGGGAGCTAACTTGCTCATGTTGGTGCTATGGGGTAAGTTAGCCGATCGCATTGGGAATCGCCCCATTCTTGTTTTAGTGGGCATTTTGGTCGCGGTTACTCCCTTGCTGTGGCTGGGGACAGGGGCGGATTTAACTTCACTCCTTGTTTGGTTTCCACTGCTGCATATTTTGGCGGGGGGTACTTGGGCCGCGATCGACCTTTGCATCAATAATATTCAGCTAGGAGTTGCACCTGTCCAGCATCAGGCTACTTACTTTGCGATCGCCGGAGCTGTAGCAGGAGTCAGCGGAGCTTTGGGAACAACGGCAGGAGGATTTCTGATTGAGTTCACCAACTCTGGTGGCATCTTGGGACTGTTTGCCCTCTCTAGCGTCATTCGCTTAGTGGCAATTTTGCCTTTGCTGTTTGTCCGGGAGCAACGTCCACGCTCAGTTCGCCAAGCGGTGCAAGCTCTGGCGCAGAGTTTGAGTAACGCCTTGAGAATACCAAAGCGATCGCCCTTGCTCCTCAAGCCACAAGCCTTAGCAGTAGAAGCCACGAACTTCCCAGATCAGGCACAATAA
- a CDS encoding STAS domain-containing protein, with product MPHTIVLQPNGCLNAVTSSKFQQELEQALEVTANAVIVDLLHVEAVEQEGVSALLAGIKLATSLNKSLSICSMSMKTRLALETERGRQRAVTLGSWSDLCKQEFETFLRTHSWARKQAAAQTSAQHLTQHATHVVPSRPVSYAAGNTDIEMRTQQTA from the coding sequence ATGCCTCATACTATTGTGCTGCAACCCAATGGCTGCCTAAACGCTGTTACGAGTTCTAAATTTCAACAGGAGCTAGAACAAGCCCTAGAAGTGACAGCGAACGCAGTGATTGTGGATTTATTGCATGTTGAGGCGGTAGAGCAGGAAGGAGTGAGCGCCCTGCTAGCAGGAATTAAGCTAGCCACTAGCTTGAACAAATCACTCTCGATTTGTTCAATGAGTATGAAGACTCGGCTAGCCTTGGAAACAGAGAGGGGACGTCAGCGAGCTGTGACTTTAGGGTCTTGGAGTGACCTCTGCAAGCAAGAGTTTGAAACATTTTTGCGAACCCACAGCTGGGCTCGCAAGCAGGCAGCAGCTCAAACGTCGGCCCAGCATTTGACTCAACATGCGACCCACGTAGTGCCCTCTAGACCCGTGAGCTACGCCGCTGGCAATACAGACATTGAAATGCGAACTCAGCAGACTGCTTAA
- the cbiD gene encoding cobalt-precorrin-5B (C(1))-methyltransferase CbiD has translation MLELRAGYTLPVFAAAAAIAALRWLHQGPQSIPSVDLDLVEPAETVTIPIAQVAGLTASSALAIAHSDPGDNLDLTRDTPIWALVEWGAVDQPEAVVIQGGEGVGRQIKAENQENQAAIYAYAQRLLHTNLERQLTLGEKIRVTIILPEGRALAERTSNAAFGVVEGLSLLGTTGISQPLSAPGQLEAFREALHTKQSYFDGLVFCVGENGLDLATQMGIDPNRLVKTANWIGPLLVEAGLAGVQAVLLFGYHGKLIKLAGGIFHTHHHVADGRLEILTAHCANLGLPSQTLPTVFASSTAEAALNYLRSLDSTSGTTWVQQVYGAIAQQIDQRCQAYIYTHSQRPVEVGSILFDRDRQILVQSEIGQKLLSQVC, from the coding sequence TTGCTAGAACTACGGGCTGGATACACGCTTCCTGTCTTTGCCGCCGCTGCTGCGATCGCTGCTTTACGATGGCTACACCAAGGCCCACAAAGCATTCCTTCCGTTGACTTAGACTTAGTTGAGCCTGCTGAAACAGTCACGATTCCTATTGCTCAGGTGGCAGGACTCACGGCTAGCTCTGCTCTAGCGATCGCCCACAGTGACCCCGGCGATAACCTAGACCTGACTCGCGATACCCCTATTTGGGCTTTAGTGGAGTGGGGCGCTGTAGATCAGCCAGAAGCAGTGGTGATTCAAGGTGGGGAAGGTGTGGGGCGACAGATTAAGGCTGAAAACCAAGAGAATCAGGCGGCGATCTATGCCTATGCTCAGCGGCTTTTGCATACTAACTTGGAGCGGCAGTTAACTCTAGGCGAAAAAATTCGAGTCACCATTATTCTGCCAGAGGGACGAGCTTTAGCAGAGCGCACTTCTAACGCAGCCTTTGGGGTCGTAGAAGGATTATCTCTCCTCGGCACTACAGGTATTTCCCAGCCATTGAGCGCCCCTGGACAACTCGAAGCATTTCGGGAAGCGCTACACACCAAGCAATCTTACTTCGATGGCCTGGTCTTCTGCGTCGGAGAGAACGGCCTAGACTTAGCCACCCAGATGGGTATTGACCCGAATCGCTTGGTTAAAACTGCGAACTGGATCGGTCCCCTGTTGGTCGAAGCAGGTTTAGCAGGAGTACAGGCGGTTCTGTTATTTGGCTACCACGGCAAATTAATCAAGTTGGCGGGCGGCATCTTTCACACTCATCACCATGTTGCCGATGGGCGACTAGAAATCTTGACGGCTCACTGTGCCAACCTAGGGCTACCGAGCCAAACCCTACCCACCGTCTTTGCCAGTTCTACGGCTGAAGCTGCTTTAAACTACTTGAGATCGCTCGATTCCACCTCAGGCACTACTTGGGTGCAACAGGTTTATGGCGCGATCGCCCAACAAATTGATCAACGTTGTCAAGCCTACATCTACACCCACAGCCAGCGTCCAGTCGAAGTTGGCTCTATTTTGTTCGATCGCGATCGCCAGATTTTAGTCCAAAGCGAAATCGGGCAGAAATTATTGTCGCAAGTCTGTTAA